A single genomic interval of Adhaeribacter pallidiroseus harbors:
- a CDS encoding SH3 domain-containing protein, giving the protein MKQILLALLASACTTGCTLPLSTTAYNQHEGYHAINATYTAGRTGAVLRKYPKVFTPILKNVRVGDTLYVHGRINHDWYVVRRSGKKYFAPYRDIYAFSIADIVARPQLDSFAVQLTPIPLLAE; this is encoded by the coding sequence ATGAAACAAATTTTACTTGCTTTACTTGCCAGTGCTTGTACTACTGGGTGTACTTTGCCTTTATCCACTACCGCTTACAACCAACACGAAGGCTACCACGCCATTAATGCTACGTATACCGCTGGCCGTACAGGAGCCGTATTGCGGAAATATCCTAAAGTTTTTACACCCATATTAAAAAATGTTCGCGTGGGCGATACGCTTTACGTACATGGCCGGATCAATCATGACTGGTACGTTGTAAGAAGAAGCGGGAAAAAGTATTTTGCTCCTTACCGCGATATTTACGCTTTTAGTATTGCCGATATTGTGGCGCGGCCACAGTTAGATTCCTTCGCCGTACAGCTCACCCCCATCCCGCTGTTGGCGGAGTAA